A single window of Macaca mulatta isolate MMU2019108-1 chromosome 17, T2T-MMU8v2.0, whole genome shotgun sequence DNA harbors:
- the PROSER1 gene encoding proline and serine-rich protein 1 isoform X2 → MDKKSFEMVLDEIRKAVLTEYKLKAIEYVHGYFSSEQVVDLLRYFSWAEPQLKAMKALQHKMVAVQPTEVVNILNCFTFSKDKLVALELLASNIIDAQNSRPIEDLFRINMSEKKRCKRILEQAFKGGCKAPHAMISSCGTIPGNPYPKGRPSRINGIFPGTPLKKDGEECTNEGKGIAARILGPSKPPPSTYNPHKPVPYPIPPCRPHATIAPSAYNHAGLVPLASVIAPENEDLSNQSKPIQNQKTEIGAVAHACNPSTLGGRAFSTPASQLFSPHGSNPSTPAATPVPTASPVKAINHPSASAAATVSGMNLPNTVLPVFPGQVSSAVHTPQPSTPNPTVIRTPSLPTAPVTSIHSTTTTPVPSIFSGLVSLPGPSATPTPGPTPRSTLGSSETFASTSAPFTSLPFSISSTAASTSNPNSASLSSVFAGLPLPLPPTSQGLSNPTPVIAGGSTPSVAGPLGVNSPLLSALKGFLTSSDTSLISSSALSSAVTSGLASLSSLTLQNSDSSASAPSKCYAPSAIPPPQRTSTPGLALFPGLPSPVADSTSTPLTLPVQSPLATVASASTSAPVSCGSSAPLLHGPHPGTSDLHISSTPAVTTLPVMIKTEPTSPTPSAFKGPSHSGNPSHGTLGLSGTLGRAYTSTSVPISLSTCLNPALSGLSSLSTHLNGSNTLSSISLPPHGSSTPIAPVFTALPPFTSLTNNFPLTGNPSLNPSVSLPGSLIATSSTAATSTSLPHPSSTAAVLSGLSASAPVSAAPFPLNLSTAVPSLFSVTQGPLSSSNPSYPGFSVSNTPSVTPALPSFPGLQAPSTVAAVTPLPVAATVPSPAPVLPGFASAFSSNFNSALVAQAGLSSGLQAAGSSVFPGLLSLPGIPGFSQNPSQSSLQELQHNAAAQSALLQQVHSASALESYPAQPDGFPSYPSAPGTPFSLQPSLSQSGWQ, encoded by the exons GAACATTATTGATGCACAGAATTCTCGTCCTATTGAAGATTTATTCAGGATAAATATGTCTGAGAAGAAACGATGCAAGAGAATACTTGAACAG GCTTTTAAGGGGGGCTGCAAAGCTCCTCATGCTATGATATCTTCTTGTGGAACGATCCCAGGAAATCCATATCCCAAAGGAAGACCTAGCCGCATAAATGGCATTTTCCCA ggaactCCTTTGAAAAAAGATGGTGAAGAATGTACTAATGAAGGCAAAGGAATAGCTGCACGAATTCTTGGACCATCCAAACCA CCTCCTTCAACATATAATCCACATAAACCTGTTCCTTACCCAATACCTCCATGCCGACCACATGCAACTATTGCACCAA gtgCTTATAACCATGCAGGTCTGGTACCATTAGCCAGTGTCATAGCTCCAG agaaTGAAGACCTTTCCAATCAGTCAAAACCTATACAGAATCAAA aaacagaaattggcgctgtggctcatgcctgtaatcccagcactttgggaggccgag CATTTTCCACCCCAGCAAGTCAACTCTTTTCTCCTCATGGTTCTAATCCTTCAACACCTGCTGCAACTCCTGTTCCTACTGCATCCCCAGTCAAGGCAATCAATCATCCATCAGCATCAGCAGCTGCCACCGTTTCTGGAATGAACCTGCCGAATACTGTCCTTCCTGTGTTCCCAGGGCAGGTCTCCTCAGCCGTTCACACACCTCAGCCATCAACGCCAAACCCAACAGTTATCAGAACCCCTTCATTGCCTACTGCACCTGTTACATCCATCCACAGTACAACCACCACTCCTGTTCCTTCCATTTTTTCTGGCCTAGTGTCACTGCCAGGTCCTTCTGCCACTCCTACCCCAGGACCTACACCACGGTCCACTCTTGGTTCCAGTGAAACATTTGCTTCTACTTCTGCCCCTTTCACTAGCCTCCCCTTTTCCATCAGCTCTACTGCTGCTTCTACCAGCAACCCAAATTCTGCTTCATTGTCATCCGTTTTTGCAGGGCTCCCTTTGCCCTTACCACCAACATCCCAAGGCCTATCCAACCCAACTCCTGTCATTGCTGGTGGCTCTACTCCCAGCGTTGCCGGTCCACTTGGTGTGAACAGTCCTCTTCTGTCTGCGTTAAAAGGCTTTCTGACATCCAGTGACACCAGTTTAATCAGCTCCTCTGCTTTATCCTCTGCTGTCACAAGTGGGCTGGCTTCACTGTCTTCTCTTACTCTTCAGAACTCTGACTCTTCTGCTTCAGCCCCTAGTAAGTGCTATGCCCCATCGGCCATCCCTCCCCCACAGAGGACTTCCACTCCAGGGTTGGCGCTGTTCCCAGGCCTGCCGTCTCCTGTGGCTGACTCTACTTCCACTCCCCTGACTTTGCCTGTACAGTCTCCTTTAGCCACTGTTGCATCAGCTTCCACATCAGCGCCAGTTAGCTGTGGCTCCTCAGCCCCCCTTTTGCATGGCCCCCACCCAGGTACCTCAGATCTGCATATTTCATCTACCCCTGCTGTAACAACTCTTCCTGTTATGATCAAAACTGAGCCCACGAGTCCTACTCCCTCGGCCTTCAAAGGCCCATCTCATTCTGGGAATCCCTCTCATGGCACTTTAGGTTTGTCAGGGACATTGGGCCGTGCATATACTTCAACATCCGTGCCCATCAGTTTATCTACTTGCCTTAATCCTGCATTGTCAGGTCTCTCCAGCTTGAGTACTCATTTAAATGGTTCAAATACCCTTTCCTCTATTTCCCTTCCACCACATGGTTCCTCCACTCCCATCGCACCAGTATTCACTGCTCTTCCTCCTTTTACTTCTTTGACCAACAATTTTCCTTTAACTGGCAACCCATCTCTTAATCCATCAGTATCTCTCCCAGGGTCATTAATAGCCACCTCATCTACTGCTGCCACCTCCACATCTCTCCCTCATCCCAGCTCAACGGCAGCTGTTCTCTCAGGGCTTTCTGCTTCCGCACCAGTCTCAGCAGCGCCTTTCCCCCTCAACCTGTCTACTGCTGTTCCCTCACTTTTCTCAGTTACTCAAGGACCTCTGTCATCTTCAAATCCCTCCTACCCAGGCTTTTCTGTCTCTAATACCCCAAGCGTTACCCCTGCTCTTCCCTCATTcccggggctgcaggcaccatCTACGGTCGCAGCTGTCACACCACTACCTGTGGCTGCCACAGTCCCATCCCCGGCTCCAGTCCTCCCAGGATTCGCCTCAGCATTCAGTTCCAATTTCAACTCCGCTCTTGTTGCACAAGCCGG TTTATCATCTGGACTTCAAGCTGCAGGCAGTTCTGTTTTTCCAGGCCTTTTGTCCCTCCCGGGTATCCCTGGGTTTTCTCAGAATCCTTCACAATCATCCTTGCAAGAATTACAGCATAATGCGGCCGCACAGTCAGCATTGTTACAGCAG GTCCATTCAGCTTCGGCTCTGGAAAGCTATCCAGCTCAGCCTGATGGGTTTCCTAGTTATCCTTCGGCGCCAGGAACACCATTTTCTTTGCAACCAAGCCTGTCCCAAAGTGGGTGGCAgtga
- the PROSER1 gene encoding proline and serine-rich protein 1 isoform X4 — MDKKSFEMVLDEIRKAVLTEYKLKAIEYVHGYFSSEQVVDLLRYFSWAEPQLKAMKALQHKMVAVQPTEVVNILNCFTFSKDKLVALELLASNIIDAQNSRPIEDLFRINMSEKKRCKRILEQAFKGGCKAPHAMISSCGTIPGNPYPKGRPSRINGIFPGTPLKKDGEECTNEGKGIAARILGPSKPPPSTYNPHKPVPYPIPPCRPHATIAPSAYNHAGLVPLASVIAPENEDLSNQSKPIQNQTFSTPASQLFSPHGSNPSTPAATPVPTASPVKAINHPSASAAATVSGMNLPNTVLPVFPGQVSSAVHTPQPSTPNPTVIRTPSLPTAPVTSIHSTTTTPVPSIFSGLVSLPGPSATPTPGPTPRSTLGSSETFASTSAPFTSLPFSISSTAASTSNPNSASLSSVFAGLPLPLPPTSQGLSNPTPVIAGGSTPSVAGPLGVNSPLLSALKGFLTSSDTSLISSSALSSAVTSGLASLSSLTLQNSDSSASAPSKCYAPSAIPPPQRTSTPGLALFPGLPSPVADSTSTPLTLPVQSPLATVASASTSAPVSCGSSAPLLHGPHPGTSDLHISSTPAVTTLPVMIKTEPTSPTPSAFKGPSHSGNPSHGTLGLSGTLGRAYTSTSVPISLSTCLNPALSGLSSLSTHLNGSNTLSSISLPPHGSSTPIAPVFTALPPFTSLTNNFPLTGNPSLNPSVSLPGSLIATSSTAATSTSLPHPSSTAAVLSGLSASAPVSAAPFPLNLSTAVPSLFSVTQGPLSSSNPSYPGFSVSNTPSVTPALPSFPGLQAPSTVAAVTPLPVAATVPSPAPVLPGFASAFSSNFNSALVAQAGLSSGLQAAGSSVFPGLLSLPGIPGFSQNPSQSSLQELQHNAAAQSALLQQVHSASALESYPAQPDGFPSYPSAPGTPFSLQPSLSQSGWQ, encoded by the exons GAACATTATTGATGCACAGAATTCTCGTCCTATTGAAGATTTATTCAGGATAAATATGTCTGAGAAGAAACGATGCAAGAGAATACTTGAACAG GCTTTTAAGGGGGGCTGCAAAGCTCCTCATGCTATGATATCTTCTTGTGGAACGATCCCAGGAAATCCATATCCCAAAGGAAGACCTAGCCGCATAAATGGCATTTTCCCA ggaactCCTTTGAAAAAAGATGGTGAAGAATGTACTAATGAAGGCAAAGGAATAGCTGCACGAATTCTTGGACCATCCAAACCA CCTCCTTCAACATATAATCCACATAAACCTGTTCCTTACCCAATACCTCCATGCCGACCACATGCAACTATTGCACCAA gtgCTTATAACCATGCAGGTCTGGTACCATTAGCCAGTGTCATAGCTCCAG agaaTGAAGACCTTTCCAATCAGTCAAAACCTATACAGAATCAAA CATTTTCCACCCCAGCAAGTCAACTCTTTTCTCCTCATGGTTCTAATCCTTCAACACCTGCTGCAACTCCTGTTCCTACTGCATCCCCAGTCAAGGCAATCAATCATCCATCAGCATCAGCAGCTGCCACCGTTTCTGGAATGAACCTGCCGAATACTGTCCTTCCTGTGTTCCCAGGGCAGGTCTCCTCAGCCGTTCACACACCTCAGCCATCAACGCCAAACCCAACAGTTATCAGAACCCCTTCATTGCCTACTGCACCTGTTACATCCATCCACAGTACAACCACCACTCCTGTTCCTTCCATTTTTTCTGGCCTAGTGTCACTGCCAGGTCCTTCTGCCACTCCTACCCCAGGACCTACACCACGGTCCACTCTTGGTTCCAGTGAAACATTTGCTTCTACTTCTGCCCCTTTCACTAGCCTCCCCTTTTCCATCAGCTCTACTGCTGCTTCTACCAGCAACCCAAATTCTGCTTCATTGTCATCCGTTTTTGCAGGGCTCCCTTTGCCCTTACCACCAACATCCCAAGGCCTATCCAACCCAACTCCTGTCATTGCTGGTGGCTCTACTCCCAGCGTTGCCGGTCCACTTGGTGTGAACAGTCCTCTTCTGTCTGCGTTAAAAGGCTTTCTGACATCCAGTGACACCAGTTTAATCAGCTCCTCTGCTTTATCCTCTGCTGTCACAAGTGGGCTGGCTTCACTGTCTTCTCTTACTCTTCAGAACTCTGACTCTTCTGCTTCAGCCCCTAGTAAGTGCTATGCCCCATCGGCCATCCCTCCCCCACAGAGGACTTCCACTCCAGGGTTGGCGCTGTTCCCAGGCCTGCCGTCTCCTGTGGCTGACTCTACTTCCACTCCCCTGACTTTGCCTGTACAGTCTCCTTTAGCCACTGTTGCATCAGCTTCCACATCAGCGCCAGTTAGCTGTGGCTCCTCAGCCCCCCTTTTGCATGGCCCCCACCCAGGTACCTCAGATCTGCATATTTCATCTACCCCTGCTGTAACAACTCTTCCTGTTATGATCAAAACTGAGCCCACGAGTCCTACTCCCTCGGCCTTCAAAGGCCCATCTCATTCTGGGAATCCCTCTCATGGCACTTTAGGTTTGTCAGGGACATTGGGCCGTGCATATACTTCAACATCCGTGCCCATCAGTTTATCTACTTGCCTTAATCCTGCATTGTCAGGTCTCTCCAGCTTGAGTACTCATTTAAATGGTTCAAATACCCTTTCCTCTATTTCCCTTCCACCACATGGTTCCTCCACTCCCATCGCACCAGTATTCACTGCTCTTCCTCCTTTTACTTCTTTGACCAACAATTTTCCTTTAACTGGCAACCCATCTCTTAATCCATCAGTATCTCTCCCAGGGTCATTAATAGCCACCTCATCTACTGCTGCCACCTCCACATCTCTCCCTCATCCCAGCTCAACGGCAGCTGTTCTCTCAGGGCTTTCTGCTTCCGCACCAGTCTCAGCAGCGCCTTTCCCCCTCAACCTGTCTACTGCTGTTCCCTCACTTTTCTCAGTTACTCAAGGACCTCTGTCATCTTCAAATCCCTCCTACCCAGGCTTTTCTGTCTCTAATACCCCAAGCGTTACCCCTGCTCTTCCCTCATTcccggggctgcaggcaccatCTACGGTCGCAGCTGTCACACCACTACCTGTGGCTGCCACAGTCCCATCCCCGGCTCCAGTCCTCCCAGGATTCGCCTCAGCATTCAGTTCCAATTTCAACTCCGCTCTTGTTGCACAAGCCGG TTTATCATCTGGACTTCAAGCTGCAGGCAGTTCTGTTTTTCCAGGCCTTTTGTCCCTCCCGGGTATCCCTGGGTTTTCTCAGAATCCTTCACAATCATCCTTGCAAGAATTACAGCATAATGCGGCCGCACAGTCAGCATTGTTACAGCAG GTCCATTCAGCTTCGGCTCTGGAAAGCTATCCAGCTCAGCCTGATGGGTTTCCTAGTTATCCTTCGGCGCCAGGAACACCATTTTCTTTGCAACCAAGCCTGTCCCAAAGTGGGTGGCAgtga
- the PROSER1 gene encoding proline and serine-rich protein 1 isoform X3, giving the protein MDKKSFEMVLDEIRKAVLTEYKLKAIEYVHGYFSSEQVVDLLRYFSWAEPQLKAMKALQHKMVAVQPTEVVNILNCFTFSKDKLVALELLASNIIDAQNSRPIEDLFRINMSEKKRCKRILEQAFKGGCKAPHAMISSCGTIPGNPYPKGRPSRINGIFPGTPLKKDGEECTNEGKGIAARILGPSKPPPSTYNPHKPVPYPIPPCRPHATIAPSAYNHAGLVPLASVIAPGTPPPPPYTPNPVGTENEDLSNQSKPIQNQTFSTPASQLFSPHGSNPSTPAATPVPTASPVKAINHPSASAAATVSGMNLPNTVLPVFPGQVSSAVHTPQPSTPNPTVIRTPSLPTAPVTSIHSTTTTPVPSIFSGLVSLPGPSATPTPGPTPRSTLGSSETFASTSAPFTSLPFSISSTAASTSNPNSASLSSVFAGLPLPLPPTSQGLSNPTPVIAGGSTPSVAGPLGVNSPLLSALKGFLTSSDTSLISSSALSSAVTSGLASLSSLTLQNSDSSASAPSKCYAPSAIPPPQRTSTPGLALFPGLPSPVADSTSTPLTLPVQSPLATVASASTSAPVSCGSSAPLLHGPHPGTSDLHISSTPAVTTLPVMIKTEPTSPTPSAFKGPSHSGNPSHGTLGLSGTLGRAYTSTSVPISLSTCLNPALSGLSSLSTHLNGSNTLSSISLPPHGSSTPIAPVFTALPPFTSLTNNFPLTGNPSLNPSVSLPGSLIATSSTAATSTSLPHPSSTAAVLSGLSASAPVSAAPFPLNLSTAVPSLFSVTQGPLSSSNPSYPGFSVSNTPSVTPALPSFPGLQAPSTVAAVTPLPVAATVPSPAPVLPGFASAFSSNFNSALVAQAGLSSGLQAAGSSVFPGLLSLPGIPGFSQNPSQSSLQELQHNAAAQSALLQQVHSASALESYPAQPDGFPSYPSAPGTPFSLQPSLSQSGWQ; this is encoded by the exons GAACATTATTGATGCACAGAATTCTCGTCCTATTGAAGATTTATTCAGGATAAATATGTCTGAGAAGAAACGATGCAAGAGAATACTTGAACAG GCTTTTAAGGGGGGCTGCAAAGCTCCTCATGCTATGATATCTTCTTGTGGAACGATCCCAGGAAATCCATATCCCAAAGGAAGACCTAGCCGCATAAATGGCATTTTCCCA ggaactCCTTTGAAAAAAGATGGTGAAGAATGTACTAATGAAGGCAAAGGAATAGCTGCACGAATTCTTGGACCATCCAAACCA CCTCCTTCAACATATAATCCACATAAACCTGTTCCTTACCCAATACCTCCATGCCGACCACATGCAACTATTGCACCAA gtgCTTATAACCATGCAGGTCTGGTACCATTAGCCAGTGTCATAGCTCCAGGTACGCCCCCTCCACCTCCATATACTCCTAATCCTGTAGGAACAG agaaTGAAGACCTTTCCAATCAGTCAAAACCTATACAGAATCAAA CATTTTCCACCCCAGCAAGTCAACTCTTTTCTCCTCATGGTTCTAATCCTTCAACACCTGCTGCAACTCCTGTTCCTACTGCATCCCCAGTCAAGGCAATCAATCATCCATCAGCATCAGCAGCTGCCACCGTTTCTGGAATGAACCTGCCGAATACTGTCCTTCCTGTGTTCCCAGGGCAGGTCTCCTCAGCCGTTCACACACCTCAGCCATCAACGCCAAACCCAACAGTTATCAGAACCCCTTCATTGCCTACTGCACCTGTTACATCCATCCACAGTACAACCACCACTCCTGTTCCTTCCATTTTTTCTGGCCTAGTGTCACTGCCAGGTCCTTCTGCCACTCCTACCCCAGGACCTACACCACGGTCCACTCTTGGTTCCAGTGAAACATTTGCTTCTACTTCTGCCCCTTTCACTAGCCTCCCCTTTTCCATCAGCTCTACTGCTGCTTCTACCAGCAACCCAAATTCTGCTTCATTGTCATCCGTTTTTGCAGGGCTCCCTTTGCCCTTACCACCAACATCCCAAGGCCTATCCAACCCAACTCCTGTCATTGCTGGTGGCTCTACTCCCAGCGTTGCCGGTCCACTTGGTGTGAACAGTCCTCTTCTGTCTGCGTTAAAAGGCTTTCTGACATCCAGTGACACCAGTTTAATCAGCTCCTCTGCTTTATCCTCTGCTGTCACAAGTGGGCTGGCTTCACTGTCTTCTCTTACTCTTCAGAACTCTGACTCTTCTGCTTCAGCCCCTAGTAAGTGCTATGCCCCATCGGCCATCCCTCCCCCACAGAGGACTTCCACTCCAGGGTTGGCGCTGTTCCCAGGCCTGCCGTCTCCTGTGGCTGACTCTACTTCCACTCCCCTGACTTTGCCTGTACAGTCTCCTTTAGCCACTGTTGCATCAGCTTCCACATCAGCGCCAGTTAGCTGTGGCTCCTCAGCCCCCCTTTTGCATGGCCCCCACCCAGGTACCTCAGATCTGCATATTTCATCTACCCCTGCTGTAACAACTCTTCCTGTTATGATCAAAACTGAGCCCACGAGTCCTACTCCCTCGGCCTTCAAAGGCCCATCTCATTCTGGGAATCCCTCTCATGGCACTTTAGGTTTGTCAGGGACATTGGGCCGTGCATATACTTCAACATCCGTGCCCATCAGTTTATCTACTTGCCTTAATCCTGCATTGTCAGGTCTCTCCAGCTTGAGTACTCATTTAAATGGTTCAAATACCCTTTCCTCTATTTCCCTTCCACCACATGGTTCCTCCACTCCCATCGCACCAGTATTCACTGCTCTTCCTCCTTTTACTTCTTTGACCAACAATTTTCCTTTAACTGGCAACCCATCTCTTAATCCATCAGTATCTCTCCCAGGGTCATTAATAGCCACCTCATCTACTGCTGCCACCTCCACATCTCTCCCTCATCCCAGCTCAACGGCAGCTGTTCTCTCAGGGCTTTCTGCTTCCGCACCAGTCTCAGCAGCGCCTTTCCCCCTCAACCTGTCTACTGCTGTTCCCTCACTTTTCTCAGTTACTCAAGGACCTCTGTCATCTTCAAATCCCTCCTACCCAGGCTTTTCTGTCTCTAATACCCCAAGCGTTACCCCTGCTCTTCCCTCATTcccggggctgcaggcaccatCTACGGTCGCAGCTGTCACACCACTACCTGTGGCTGCCACAGTCCCATCCCCGGCTCCAGTCCTCCCAGGATTCGCCTCAGCATTCAGTTCCAATTTCAACTCCGCTCTTGTTGCACAAGCCGG TTTATCATCTGGACTTCAAGCTGCAGGCAGTTCTGTTTTTCCAGGCCTTTTGTCCCTCCCGGGTATCCCTGGGTTTTCTCAGAATCCTTCACAATCATCCTTGCAAGAATTACAGCATAATGCGGCCGCACAGTCAGCATTGTTACAGCAG GTCCATTCAGCTTCGGCTCTGGAAAGCTATCCAGCTCAGCCTGATGGGTTTCCTAGTTATCCTTCGGCGCCAGGAACACCATTTTCTTTGCAACCAAGCCTGTCCCAAAGTGGGTGGCAgtga
- the PROSER1 gene encoding proline and serine-rich protein 1 isoform X1 — translation MDKKSFEMVLDEIRKAVLTEYKLKAIEYVHGYFSSEQVVDLLRYFSWAEPQLKAMKALQHKMVAVQPTEVVNILNCFTFSKDKLVALELLASNIIDAQNSRPIEDLFRINMSEKKRCKRILEQAFKGGCKAPHAMISSCGTIPGNPYPKGRPSRINGIFPGTPLKKDGEECTNEGKGIAARILGPSKPPPSTYNPHKPVPYPIPPCRPHATIAPSAYNHAGLVPLASVIAPGTPPPPPYTPNPVGTENEDLSNQSKPIQNQKTEIGAVAHACNPSTLGGRAFSTPASQLFSPHGSNPSTPAATPVPTASPVKAINHPSASAAATVSGMNLPNTVLPVFPGQVSSAVHTPQPSTPNPTVIRTPSLPTAPVTSIHSTTTTPVPSIFSGLVSLPGPSATPTPGPTPRSTLGSSETFASTSAPFTSLPFSISSTAASTSNPNSASLSSVFAGLPLPLPPTSQGLSNPTPVIAGGSTPSVAGPLGVNSPLLSALKGFLTSSDTSLISSSALSSAVTSGLASLSSLTLQNSDSSASAPSKCYAPSAIPPPQRTSTPGLALFPGLPSPVADSTSTPLTLPVQSPLATVASASTSAPVSCGSSAPLLHGPHPGTSDLHISSTPAVTTLPVMIKTEPTSPTPSAFKGPSHSGNPSHGTLGLSGTLGRAYTSTSVPISLSTCLNPALSGLSSLSTHLNGSNTLSSISLPPHGSSTPIAPVFTALPPFTSLTNNFPLTGNPSLNPSVSLPGSLIATSSTAATSTSLPHPSSTAAVLSGLSASAPVSAAPFPLNLSTAVPSLFSVTQGPLSSSNPSYPGFSVSNTPSVTPALPSFPGLQAPSTVAAVTPLPVAATVPSPAPVLPGFASAFSSNFNSALVAQAGLSSGLQAAGSSVFPGLLSLPGIPGFSQNPSQSSLQELQHNAAAQSALLQQVHSASALESYPAQPDGFPSYPSAPGTPFSLQPSLSQSGWQ, via the exons GAACATTATTGATGCACAGAATTCTCGTCCTATTGAAGATTTATTCAGGATAAATATGTCTGAGAAGAAACGATGCAAGAGAATACTTGAACAG GCTTTTAAGGGGGGCTGCAAAGCTCCTCATGCTATGATATCTTCTTGTGGAACGATCCCAGGAAATCCATATCCCAAAGGAAGACCTAGCCGCATAAATGGCATTTTCCCA ggaactCCTTTGAAAAAAGATGGTGAAGAATGTACTAATGAAGGCAAAGGAATAGCTGCACGAATTCTTGGACCATCCAAACCA CCTCCTTCAACATATAATCCACATAAACCTGTTCCTTACCCAATACCTCCATGCCGACCACATGCAACTATTGCACCAA gtgCTTATAACCATGCAGGTCTGGTACCATTAGCCAGTGTCATAGCTCCAGGTACGCCCCCTCCACCTCCATATACTCCTAATCCTGTAGGAACAG agaaTGAAGACCTTTCCAATCAGTCAAAACCTATACAGAATCAAA aaacagaaattggcgctgtggctcatgcctgtaatcccagcactttgggaggccgag CATTTTCCACCCCAGCAAGTCAACTCTTTTCTCCTCATGGTTCTAATCCTTCAACACCTGCTGCAACTCCTGTTCCTACTGCATCCCCAGTCAAGGCAATCAATCATCCATCAGCATCAGCAGCTGCCACCGTTTCTGGAATGAACCTGCCGAATACTGTCCTTCCTGTGTTCCCAGGGCAGGTCTCCTCAGCCGTTCACACACCTCAGCCATCAACGCCAAACCCAACAGTTATCAGAACCCCTTCATTGCCTACTGCACCTGTTACATCCATCCACAGTACAACCACCACTCCTGTTCCTTCCATTTTTTCTGGCCTAGTGTCACTGCCAGGTCCTTCTGCCACTCCTACCCCAGGACCTACACCACGGTCCACTCTTGGTTCCAGTGAAACATTTGCTTCTACTTCTGCCCCTTTCACTAGCCTCCCCTTTTCCATCAGCTCTACTGCTGCTTCTACCAGCAACCCAAATTCTGCTTCATTGTCATCCGTTTTTGCAGGGCTCCCTTTGCCCTTACCACCAACATCCCAAGGCCTATCCAACCCAACTCCTGTCATTGCTGGTGGCTCTACTCCCAGCGTTGCCGGTCCACTTGGTGTGAACAGTCCTCTTCTGTCTGCGTTAAAAGGCTTTCTGACATCCAGTGACACCAGTTTAATCAGCTCCTCTGCTTTATCCTCTGCTGTCACAAGTGGGCTGGCTTCACTGTCTTCTCTTACTCTTCAGAACTCTGACTCTTCTGCTTCAGCCCCTAGTAAGTGCTATGCCCCATCGGCCATCCCTCCCCCACAGAGGACTTCCACTCCAGGGTTGGCGCTGTTCCCAGGCCTGCCGTCTCCTGTGGCTGACTCTACTTCCACTCCCCTGACTTTGCCTGTACAGTCTCCTTTAGCCACTGTTGCATCAGCTTCCACATCAGCGCCAGTTAGCTGTGGCTCCTCAGCCCCCCTTTTGCATGGCCCCCACCCAGGTACCTCAGATCTGCATATTTCATCTACCCCTGCTGTAACAACTCTTCCTGTTATGATCAAAACTGAGCCCACGAGTCCTACTCCCTCGGCCTTCAAAGGCCCATCTCATTCTGGGAATCCCTCTCATGGCACTTTAGGTTTGTCAGGGACATTGGGCCGTGCATATACTTCAACATCCGTGCCCATCAGTTTATCTACTTGCCTTAATCCTGCATTGTCAGGTCTCTCCAGCTTGAGTACTCATTTAAATGGTTCAAATACCCTTTCCTCTATTTCCCTTCCACCACATGGTTCCTCCACTCCCATCGCACCAGTATTCACTGCTCTTCCTCCTTTTACTTCTTTGACCAACAATTTTCCTTTAACTGGCAACCCATCTCTTAATCCATCAGTATCTCTCCCAGGGTCATTAATAGCCACCTCATCTACTGCTGCCACCTCCACATCTCTCCCTCATCCCAGCTCAACGGCAGCTGTTCTCTCAGGGCTTTCTGCTTCCGCACCAGTCTCAGCAGCGCCTTTCCCCCTCAACCTGTCTACTGCTGTTCCCTCACTTTTCTCAGTTACTCAAGGACCTCTGTCATCTTCAAATCCCTCCTACCCAGGCTTTTCTGTCTCTAATACCCCAAGCGTTACCCCTGCTCTTCCCTCATTcccggggctgcaggcaccatCTACGGTCGCAGCTGTCACACCACTACCTGTGGCTGCCACAGTCCCATCCCCGGCTCCAGTCCTCCCAGGATTCGCCTCAGCATTCAGTTCCAATTTCAACTCCGCTCTTGTTGCACAAGCCGG TTTATCATCTGGACTTCAAGCTGCAGGCAGTTCTGTTTTTCCAGGCCTTTTGTCCCTCCCGGGTATCCCTGGGTTTTCTCAGAATCCTTCACAATCATCCTTGCAAGAATTACAGCATAATGCGGCCGCACAGTCAGCATTGTTACAGCAG GTCCATTCAGCTTCGGCTCTGGAAAGCTATCCAGCTCAGCCTGATGGGTTTCCTAGTTATCCTTCGGCGCCAGGAACACCATTTTCTTTGCAACCAAGCCTGTCCCAAAGTGGGTGGCAgtga